The Cyprinus carpio isolate SPL01 chromosome A3, ASM1834038v1, whole genome shotgun sequence genomic interval ACATCATTTTGTTTCTGGTACAGCCATCCTCTGCTAGGAGACAGCCTTTaccttctgctgacctccaaggAAAACAAGAGCTGGTCAGAGGTCCTAAGCTCCATGTGCAGTCCAGGGTGCATCTCCCAAAAGCATTGTTGGCTAAGGTCCTataagttccattgaactctattggtaatgacggaacttgtgaccatagttgcttttggaaAACGCACCCCGGGGCATCTGTGTTGAAGCAAGGTCGAGATGTgaagtatgcatccttcaggtcaATCACTGTAAACCAATCTTGGTGGAACACGTGAAAATTTGCCTCTGCATCAACATGTCGAACGGGAGTTTGTGGAACATTCAAGACCCGACTTCATCTCTGTTGGAGGGACAGGCTCTTTAAAATCTTATGTAATGGAATCATTTACTTTCAGGTGAGtttaatttaatggaaaaaatatgCACTGAAATATGTGATGTGAAAATATTTGCACTAACTCATATCATAACTTGCACTAAATTATCAAGCAAGTTCCTATTATAATAGGAAGTGTTTGCTCaacatcacatttttttataCAGATGTCTTAACTTTCAAAATAAGATTCTTATCTGATTGAGTAATCAGAAAACAGACTGTAGAAATATGGATCAGCTCATCAGAGGCTACATCCACACCTTCTACAGTGACAGCAGAATCATGTTCTCTCTCAGTGTCCTCCTACTTACTTGTAAGTTTCTTTCATCTGATTAAATTGCAAAATCAGATGCACAGTGGACACTATTGTATAGTTGCACATTTAGACATTTGGGTTAAATTTAGGATTGAGAATAGTGTGAATGACTTTAAGATTAGCATTGCACAGGGATTTTAATCATGTATCTTCTGTCGTCTTACAGTGGTGCTTCTGAACTCCAGATTGCTGATATCTGCAGGTATTTCATTTGTCCATGAGCCACATCAACAGTCATCAGTTAAGCAAAGATTACTTGACGGAATTGTCCAGTTTTAAATGTCATAGTTGTTTATTTGGGTGGGTTGTGGTGTGAATGTCACtactgtatgtttatattattcttattaacaTTATTAGGTTAGTTCAGGTTatatgtcatgtggtgcaactccccTAAAACATGATATTTATGAATGAACAATTCCGTATATTTATAATAAGAGTACATTAAACCACCATAAATACAATAAGTACATTTGTAAGaactttgcatgtgttttgaactagtgtttttttttttttctcagtattggACAGTCTTATATGTAAATCTTTCAGATTTAGTATTTCCCTatcttgtttattgtttttatataaaaatattttatgagctTATAGTTTGTCAATCACACCTTGACAAATAATATCTTGAAGCTGCACTCTTTAATTTTTCAGAGACTGTAGTTACATGTGATGGCTTTGTCCAGTCTCTCAGTTGTGGTAAGATGTTGTTGTGTCTAATAACTaaagttatttcattatataaagcttactattgttgttgttgtgaacaGTAAtctattgtgaaattatttttcttcTGTTCAGATACTGGTGTGATCAGTGTACAATCAGCAACATATGGTCGCACAAGCAGCCAAATTTGCAGCGCTGGACGACCACGAAGTCAAATATCTAATACTTGGTGTTCAAAAAATGTCCCTGTGATCTTTAAACGGTAAAAGGAAATAGATAGAATTATGAGTATGTTGCTGGTTTACTTACATATGTCCTTATCTTTAAACAGGTGTAATGGACTGAGAACGTGTGAGTTTAAAGCTCAAGGACTCGCCAGACCAGATCCATGTTTTGGCACCTACAAGTACTACACTACCAACTACATTTGCATCACAGCAGGTTTggactttttctctctcttcctccaatTCCAGTTGTTTATCATTTCCTTCACTGTATAACTCTTATATGCACCATCATCTTCCAGAAACAAGTGTGACTTGTGATCGTGGATACGGTTATTTGAAATGTGGTGAGTGATTTTTCCACATCTCTTACTTTGTTTCAAGAAATCCGATCACATGGatttatttaagaaattcaaTTGTTTTATCTCCATGTAGAACATGGTAAGATACAGATAAATACTGCAAACTATGGACGTACAGATAAAACCACCTGCTCTCAAGGACGTCCATCTCAA includes:
- the LOC109078363 gene encoding L-rhamnose-binding lectin CSL2-like; the protein is MDQLIRGYIHTFYSDSRIMFSLSVLLLTLVLLNSRLLISAETVVTCDGFVQSLSCDTGVISVQSATYGRTSSQICSAGRPRSQISNTWCSKNVPVIFKRCNGLRTCEFKAQGLARPDPCFGTYKYYTTNYICITAETSVTCDRGYGYLKCEHGKIQINTANYGRTDKTTCSQGRPSQQLQNTNCFSPNALDFVSKSCNGLDTCKVYAKRTGLTDPCFGTYKYLAISYSCLHHKI